A section of the Microcoleus sp. FACHB-68 genome encodes:
- the cpdA gene encoding 3',5'-cyclic-AMP phosphodiesterase, translating into MSQATPLLVAQVTDIHLFADAKQELLGLRTLASFQAVLAQLQALQPQPDLLLLTGDLSQDETPESYQLLHSLVSPLGIPTYWLPGNHDCLPVMQQVLTEPPIFPHKAFGVGNWSFLLLNSGVPGYVHGFLSPASLDWLDWQLDLVGNRPTLVALHHPPFMVDSHWLDGSTLQNPEELFAVLDRHPQVKLVLCGHIHQDFERERRGVRYLTTPSTCIQFKPQSNKFSLDEVEPGFRLLKLYPDGRCETKVERVDYAFQPNFASTGY; encoded by the coding sequence ATGAGCCAAGCAACCCCTCTCCTCGTTGCTCAAGTCACTGATATCCACTTGTTCGCCGATGCTAAGCAGGAATTGCTCGGTCTGCGAACCCTAGCGTCTTTTCAAGCTGTTTTGGCGCAGTTGCAAGCGTTGCAGCCTCAACCCGACTTGCTGCTGCTCACCGGCGATCTGTCCCAAGATGAAACACCAGAATCTTATCAACTCCTACACAGTTTAGTCAGTCCTTTAGGAATTCCGACTTACTGGCTACCAGGTAACCATGACTGCCTGCCGGTGATGCAGCAGGTGTTAACTGAGCCTCCCATCTTTCCCCACAAAGCTTTTGGTGTGGGCAACTGGAGCTTTTTACTGCTTAACTCTGGCGTGCCTGGATACGTTCACGGTTTTCTGTCACCGGCAAGCTTAGATTGGTTAGACTGGCAGCTCGATCTCGTCGGCAACCGGCCCACACTTGTGGCACTCCACCACCCACCCTTCATGGTGGATTCACACTGGCTAGATGGCAGCACCTTGCAAAATCCAGAAGAACTATTTGCCGTTCTTGACCGGCACCCCCAAGTTAAACTTGTCTTGTGTGGTCATATTCATCAAGACTTTGAACGGGAACGTCGGGGAGTTCGCTACTTAACCACCCCCTCGACTTGTATTCAGTTCAAACCGCAAAGCAACAAGTTTTCCCTCGATGAGGTGGAACCAGGATTCCGGCTGTTAAAACTCTATCCCGATGGCAGATGTGAAACCAAGGTTGAGCGAGTTGATTATGCTTTTCAGCCTAATTTCGCGTCAACGGGTTATTAA
- a CDS encoding alkaline phosphatase, producing the protein MSNNNTSDNSAPQNNSVIFIHPDGTTPSHYALARYETAGPDGRINWDRMDSAGSYLSHIKDQLTATSNAGAVVHAYGVKPQANSYGLDEEGNPIVSLSAQEGLADEGMTIMEEAIAAGKATAVINSGFIAEPGTGVFLADVESRQQTEAITAEVLESGVNVILGGGETDYLPEGTVGFFGEEGTRTDGRNLIEEAEEMGYTVVYTREQLQSLPEGTSKVLGIFAAEDTYNDTTEEANAAERLDNYGQPGNFNPPTVGEMLEAALPILAKDEDGFFVVLEEEGTDNFGNNNNGRGVVEAAIRADEAIGVAQDFIDNERPNTLLITTADSNAGGVQANETDVIAGGNVGTTPVNPTLPNRSDAVAVPLDGQNGRTTEPFITGPDENGFRYDYGISYAGLPDFGSDVVSKAYGLNADLLPSTHDNTEIYRLMYQTLFNEVLPSPVPAPEPTPATPATEDKGNVIFIHPDGTTPAYFTLARLEEVGPDGRLNWDMMSDAGVYINSLEDQITATSNAGAVVHSLGTKPQADSYGLDENGEPVISRSGKQGVTIMEEAIAAGKATAVINSGFIAEPGTGVFLADVENRNQTEAITAEVLESGVDIILGGGETDYLPEGTTGFFGEEGTRTDGRNLIEEAEEMGYTVVYTREQLQDLPEDASKVLGIFAAEDTYNDTTEEANAAAGLDNYGQPGNENPPTVAEMLEAALPILNRDPQGFMVVLEEEGTDNFGNNNNGRGLIEATQRADDAIGVAMDFINNEDPNTLLVTSADSNAGGPQVYDVDDVDEPVGTVETNPTLPDDSDAVQVPLDGRDGRNTEPFVAAADANGNEYPFAIAYATVNDVPDGVLTKTYGLNAGDLPSSHENTYIYELMYRTLFGQNSLPTLIEGTPQSETLLGGPERDLVRGNEGEDIIAGSVNDDFLYGEEGNDLIRGDLNTVQAGGSAGGDDLLSGGLGDDILFGQGGDDQLYGGEGNDQLFGDAGDDLLFGGLGQDSLVGGEGRDRFVLASGENGDVDTLSDFRIGEDFIAMMEGVAFDQLVFSQSGGSTVITANDSMLAMIRGINSTDLIATADTTFVMM; encoded by the coding sequence ATGTCAAACAACAACACGTCAGACAACAGCGCCCCCCAAAATAACAGCGTCATTTTCATTCACCCCGATGGCACGACGCCCTCTCACTATGCCCTGGCTCGTTATGAGACGGCAGGGCCTGACGGTCGCATCAACTGGGACAGAATGGATAGCGCTGGCTCCTATTTGTCACATATTAAAGATCAGCTCACGGCAACTTCAAACGCTGGGGCGGTGGTTCATGCCTATGGCGTGAAGCCCCAGGCAAATTCCTATGGATTGGACGAAGAAGGCAATCCTATCGTCTCCCTGTCGGCACAAGAAGGCTTGGCCGATGAGGGAATGACCATTATGGAGGAGGCGATCGCTGCTGGCAAAGCGACCGCTGTGATTAACTCTGGCTTTATTGCGGAACCTGGAACAGGCGTGTTTCTGGCTGATGTAGAAAGTCGCCAGCAGACGGAAGCCATCACGGCAGAAGTGCTGGAGTCTGGCGTTAATGTTATCCTGGGCGGCGGCGAAACCGATTATTTGCCTGAAGGTACCGTTGGCTTCTTTGGTGAAGAGGGCACTCGCACCGATGGACGCAACTTAATTGAAGAAGCCGAGGAAATGGGCTACACAGTAGTCTACACTCGTGAGCAGTTACAGAGCCTGCCCGAAGGCACCAGCAAAGTCTTGGGCATCTTTGCGGCAGAAGATACCTACAACGACACCACCGAAGAAGCCAATGCCGCCGAGCGGTTAGACAACTACGGTCAGCCGGGCAATTTCAATCCGCCCACGGTGGGAGAAATGCTAGAGGCAGCTCTGCCGATTTTGGCTAAAGATGAAGATGGCTTCTTTGTGGTTCTCGAAGAAGAGGGCACGGATAACTTTGGCAACAATAACAATGGTCGGGGCGTGGTGGAAGCCGCCATTCGAGCAGATGAGGCGATTGGCGTTGCCCAAGATTTCATCGACAACGAGCGGCCTAATACGTTACTGATTACCACCGCAGACAGCAATGCAGGCGGTGTACAGGCGAATGAGACCGATGTCATAGCAGGTGGTAACGTTGGCACCACTCCTGTCAACCCTACCCTGCCCAACCGCTCTGATGCCGTTGCCGTCCCCCTTGATGGACAGAACGGACGTACAACTGAACCCTTCATCACCGGGCCTGATGAAAATGGCTTTCGCTACGACTACGGCATTTCCTATGCAGGGCTGCCTGACTTTGGCTCTGACGTAGTCAGCAAAGCCTATGGTCTGAACGCGGATCTGTTGCCCAGCACCCACGACAACACCGAGATTTATCGGCTGATGTATCAGACGCTGTTTAATGAAGTGCTGCCGTCTCCCGTTCCGGCCCCGGAACCGACCCCTGCGACTCCTGCTACTGAGGACAAGGGCAACGTTATCTTCATTCACCCCGATGGCACGACCCCGGCTTACTTCACGCTGGCTCGCCTAGAGGAAGTGGGACCAGATGGCCGCCTCAATTGGGACATGATGTCTGATGCCGGCGTTTACATTAATAGCCTCGAAGACCAGATTACGGCCACCTCTAACGCTGGGGCGGTGGTTCACTCGCTGGGCACCAAACCTCAAGCTGATTCCTACGGGTTAGATGAAAATGGTGAGCCTGTGATTTCTCGCTCTGGAAAGCAGGGTGTAACCATTATGGAAGAGGCGATCGCGGCAGGTAAGGCAACCGCTGTGATCAACTCTGGCTTTATTGCCGAGCCTGGGACGGGTGTGTTTCTGGCTGATGTAGAAAACCGCAACCAGACGGAAGCCATCACGGCAGAAGTCTTGGAGTCTGGTGTTGATATCATTCTCGGCGGTGGTGAAACCGACTATTTGCCAGAAGGAACCACCGGCTTTTTTGGTGAAGAAGGTACTCGCACCGATGGACGCAACCTGATTGAGGAAGCCGAGGAGATGGGCTACACGGTGGTCTATACCCGTGAGCAACTGCAAGACTTGCCTGAAGACGCCAGCAAAGTTTTGGGTATCTTTGCGGCAGAAGACACCTACAACGACACCACTGAAGAGGCGAACGCCGCAGCGGGATTGGACAACTACGGGCAGCCGGGCAACGAAAACCCACCCACCGTTGCCGAAATGTTGGAGGCAGCTCTGCCCATTCTCAATCGCGACCCCCAGGGATTTATGGTGGTGTTAGAAGAGGAAGGCACCGATAACTTTGGTAATAACAACAACGGTCGGGGATTGATTGAGGCTACCCAGCGGGCAGATGATGCGATCGGCGTAGCAATGGACTTCATCAACAACGAAGACCCCAATACGCTGCTGGTTACATCTGCAGATAGCAATGCGGGTGGCCCTCAGGTGTATGACGTGGATGACGTGGATGAACCCGTCGGCACGGTTGAAACCAATCCCACTCTGCCGGATGACTCCGATGCTGTGCAAGTGCCCCTTGATGGCCGAGATGGTCGCAACACTGAACCCTTTGTTGCGGCTGCCGATGCCAACGGCAACGAGTATCCCTTCGCGATCGCCTACGCCACAGTAAACGACGTTCCCGACGGCGTGTTGACCAAAACCTATGGTTTGAATGCGGGAGATTTGCCCAGCTCTCACGAAAACACCTACATCTATGAACTGATGTATCGGACGCTGTTTGGTCAAAACTCTTTGCCCACACTAATCGAAGGCACTCCCCAATCAGAAACCCTGTTGGGTGGCCCCGAGCGCGACTTAGTTCGCGGCAATGAGGGTGAGGACATAATCGCAGGCTCCGTCAATGATGACTTCCTCTACGGTGAAGAAGGCAATGACCTGATCCGAGGTGACTTAAACACGGTTCAGGCCGGCGGCAGTGCCGGTGGTGATGACCTGCTCAGCGGCGGCTTAGGCGACGATATCCTCTTTGGTCAGGGCGGCGATGACCAGCTTTATGGCGGTGAAGGCAACGACCAACTCTTTGGCGATGCCGGCGATGACCTGCTCTTTGGCGGTCTCGGTCAAGATTCCCTGGTTGGTGGAGAAGGCCGAGATCGCTTCGTTCTCGCTTCCGGTGAGAATGGCGATGTCGATACACTTAGCGATTTCCGCATTGGTGAAGACTTCATCGCCATGATGGAGGGAGTTGCGTTTGATCAGCTCGTGTTCTCTCAAAGCGGCGGCAGCACGGTTATCACCGCTAATGACAGTATGTTGGCGATGATTCGCGGCATCAACAGCACTGATCTGATTGCTACA